One window of Methanorbis furvi genomic DNA carries:
- a CDS encoding ATP-binding protein — MNFIGRTQELAALEENYQRNAGFVVIYGRRRVGKTTLITEFIKNKSALYYLATEEREPQNMQNFQQQLAAFTNKDYLRATPITDWTALLSLFAEHNPGEKKILIIDEFQYLTEINPAFPSILQKIWDETLSRHNIMVILCGSYISMMKTHALSYESPLYGRRTAQIRLQPLTFTELAAYYTDKPFSELVTLYAITGGVPKYLEFFDNDADLFENISRHILNKNGYLYEEPLFLLEKEVDTSITYFSILKAIAAGKTRLSELAAALEMKTTTLVPYLTTLIDLHLIERRVPVTEQTPEHSKKGRYHIQDSFLRFWFLFVSPNKSELEIGKTDVVLERIKPHFIDRFASFVYEDVCREFFWDLCASKKISFEPARVGSFWGKGDIEIDVAAVNRSEKKLFAGECKFYSGEKVVDMSVYADLQKKCRTQELAGYEIVYGLFSVTGFDQRLKELAKNNPDLYLINEKKVE, encoded by the coding sequence ATGAACTTCATTGGCAGAACACAGGAACTCGCAGCGCTTGAGGAAAACTACCAGAGAAACGCAGGTTTCGTTGTAATTTACGGTCGGAGACGTGTTGGAAAAACAACCCTCATCACCGAGTTTATCAAAAACAAATCCGCTCTCTACTACCTTGCAACCGAAGAGCGAGAGCCGCAGAACATGCAGAACTTCCAGCAGCAGCTTGCCGCATTCACAAACAAAGACTACCTGCGTGCGACTCCGATCACCGACTGGACAGCACTGCTCTCCCTCTTTGCCGAACACAACCCGGGCGAGAAAAAAATTCTCATCATCGACGAGTTCCAGTACCTCACCGAAATCAACCCGGCATTTCCCTCGATCCTTCAAAAAATCTGGGACGAAACACTCTCACGCCACAATATCATGGTTATCCTCTGCGGATCGTACATCAGCATGATGAAAACCCATGCTCTCTCATACGAAAGCCCGCTTTACGGAAGAAGGACAGCACAGATACGCCTGCAACCACTCACCTTCACCGAACTCGCCGCATACTATACCGACAAACCGTTCAGCGAACTCGTCACTCTCTACGCTATAACCGGCGGCGTTCCCAAATATCTGGAGTTCTTCGACAACGATGCAGACCTCTTCGAAAACATCAGCCGCCACATCCTCAACAAAAACGGCTACCTCTACGAAGAGCCGCTCTTCCTCCTCGAAAAAGAGGTGGACACCTCGATCACCTACTTCTCCATACTCAAAGCCATCGCCGCAGGAAAAACCCGGCTTTCCGAACTCGCCGCAGCTCTTGAGATGAAAACAACCACGCTTGTTCCTTACCTCACCACCTTAATCGACCTCCACCTCATCGAACGCCGCGTTCCGGTAACAGAACAGACACCCGAACACAGCAAGAAAGGCAGGTATCACATTCAGGACAGCTTCCTCAGGTTCTGGTTTCTGTTCGTTTCCCCAAACAAAAGCGAACTGGAGATTGGAAAAACCGATGTCGTTCTCGAACGCATCAAACCGCATTTCATCGACCGGTTCGCAAGTTTCGTCTATGAAGATGTCTGTCGAGAATTTTTCTGGGATTTATGTGCCAGCAAAAAAATTTCCTTCGAGCCCGCACGTGTCGGTTCCTTCTGGGGAAAAGGAGATATTGAGATCGATGTTGCGGCAGTGAACCGTTCAGAAAAAAAATTGTTCGCCGGAGAATGCAAATTTTATTCCGGCGAAAAAGTCGTTGACATGAGTGTCTATGCAGATCTACAAAAGAAATGCCGGACACAGGAGCTTGCCGGATATGAAATAGTCTACGGACTCTTTTCAGTCACCGGTTTTGATCAGCGGCTCAAAGAACTCGCAAAAAATAATCCTGATCTGTATCTTATCAACGAAAAAAAAGTGGAATGA
- the thiD gene encoding bifunctional hydroxymethylpyrimidine kinase/phosphomethylpyrimidine kinase translates to MRYMPDTPEKNPQKSAGDPLKGVAFAVSVAGSDPSAGAGLQVDLKTMTACGVWGMTVVAALTAQNANHVTSTASVEPEFIGQQIAALEEDFPIGCYKTGMLKNAETVRAVARSLPEDRELVIDPVLLATREYRLLDEGGERELVESLIPRASVVTPNLPEAKVLSGIDIVDAASMEEAASWFLDLGAKSVVIKGGHADFRKATDVFADKNGTVLLHGNVYPLEDVHGSGCCFASAIASHIALGYPVREACAEAKLFVDGAIRYAVEYAPGRFTMNPGWQQHTSYGKKF, encoded by the coding sequence ATGAGATATATGCCGGATACACCGGAAAAAAATCCGCAAAAGTCTGCCGGGGATCCGCTCAAGGGAGTGGCGTTTGCTGTATCCGTTGCCGGTTCTGACCCGTCAGCAGGTGCCGGACTGCAGGTTGATCTGAAGACGATGACGGCATGCGGTGTTTGGGGAATGACAGTCGTTGCTGCTCTTACCGCGCAGAATGCAAACCATGTGACAAGCACAGCGTCTGTTGAGCCTGAGTTTATCGGACAACAGATAGCAGCTCTTGAGGAGGATTTTCCGATCGGCTGCTACAAGACAGGGATGCTGAAGAATGCGGAGACGGTTCGTGCTGTTGCGAGATCTCTGCCGGAGGATCGGGAGCTTGTTATTGATCCGGTCCTTCTTGCGACCCGCGAGTACCGGCTGCTGGATGAAGGAGGAGAACGTGAACTTGTCGAGTCGCTGATTCCCCGTGCGAGTGTGGTTACGCCGAATCTGCCGGAGGCAAAGGTTCTCTCAGGTATCGATATTGTCGATGCCGCATCGATGGAGGAGGCAGCAAGCTGGTTCCTGGATCTCGGGGCAAAGTCTGTTGTCATCAAGGGAGGGCATGCAGATTTCCGCAAGGCAACGGATGTGTTTGCGGATAAAAACGGAACAGTGCTTCTCCACGGCAATGTGTATCCGCTTGAGGATGTTCACGGTTCGGGCTGCTGTTTTGCATCAGCCATTGCATCCCATATCGCCCTCGGCTATCCGGTCAGGGAGGCATGTGCGGAGGCGAAGCTCTTTGTGGATGGAGCAATCCGTTATGCAGTTGAGTATGCTCCGGGAAGATTCACGATGAATCCCGGATGGCAGCAGCATACAAGCTACGGTAAAAAATTCTAA
- a CDS encoding Hsp20/alpha crystallin family protein, translated as MPESPDDAYKDLMDIIHQIITAHVSGDGEEKLPPIMGVKFVLNGGTIHLAPINPQPKTIPIEVFEDEGTVIIQTELPHACPDDFFIAYQDGKLQLNAGERREYSAVIPVPPIDPALTETHLHNGVLEIVCFKKILPKMEE; from the coding sequence ATGCCAGAGTCACCGGATGATGCCTACAAAGATCTGATGGATATTATCCATCAGATTATCACTGCTCATGTTTCGGGCGATGGCGAGGAGAAGCTCCCGCCGATCATGGGAGTGAAGTTTGTGTTGAACGGGGGCACGATTCATCTTGCCCCGATCAATCCTCAGCCAAAGACGATTCCTATCGAGGTGTTTGAGGATGAAGGGACGGTTATTATTCAGACCGAGCTGCCGCATGCCTGTCCGGATGATTTCTTCATCGCGTATCAGGATGGAAAACTGCAGCTGAATGCAGGCGAGCGGCGGGAGTACTCGGCGGTGATTCCGGTGCCGCCAATCGATCCGGCGCTGACCGAGACGCATCTGCATAATGGTGTGCTTGAGATCGTCTGTTTCAAGAAAATTCTTCCGAAGATGGAAGAGTAA
- a CDS encoding CDC48 family AAA ATPase encodes MTDKITLPFIVQEADSSDVGRGYARINNDVMAKLGVDSGDFVKITGKRTGVAKVMRSSVSGSGTIAIDGDTRRAAGAGIGDTVMVEKTAPQTAAKITIQPAAQSIKLDSRQLEQFIQGQYAGKPIAKGQIISIPLATQQTREDPFLSGWGGFSSYSTEYYAFVISDVSPGDIAIIGSETAVHYKDSVYKGEDAPKGKSAGNIHYEDIGGLGRELSQVREMIEYPLRHPEVFEKLGIEPPKGVLLYGPPGTGKTLIARAVANEAGAYFDTISGPEIVSKYYGDSEEKLRDIFQKAEENSPAIIFIDEIDSIAPKREESKGEMERRVVAQLLSLMDGLKSRGKVIVIAATNLPDSIDPALRRGGRFDREIEIGVPDKEGRKEILQIHSRNVPLAENVDLIKYANTTHGFVGADLALVVKEAAMHALRREFPGMNPDETISKEKLEGLKVTAEDFESALKMVQPSAMREVLVEVPDIHWSDVGGLDGVKEELQQAVEWPLKYADVYKQFATKSPKGFLMFGPPGTGKTLLAKAVANESECNFIAVKGPELMSKWVGESEKGVREIFRKARLASPSIIFFDEIDSIVPKRGSYEGSSHVTESVVSQFLTELDGLEELKNVVVIGATNRPDMIDPALLRPGRLEQHIFVPPPDEEGRKQILEVYLKGVKEMLAEDLNVDDLVAATDGFVGADIEALVREAKMVAIREFVKAMAGREAQEISLAVGSVRIYKRHFDEALKRVRPSLDKEGRRNAERDSWPYRFNEEERATLDKALTALKMAEYKADDEDAAVKEQTAKLDKLLMSHQKDFSAIKEILKKMEN; translated from the coding sequence ATGACTGACAAAATTACTCTTCCATTCATTGTACAGGAGGCAGACAGCAGCGACGTTGGACGCGGATACGCAAGAATCAACAACGACGTCATGGCAAAACTCGGCGTTGACTCCGGCGACTTTGTAAAAATCACCGGCAAGAGAACCGGCGTCGCCAAAGTCATGCGTTCTTCAGTGAGCGGCTCTGGCACTATTGCCATTGACGGTGACACCCGTCGTGCGGCAGGAGCAGGTATTGGCGACACCGTCATGGTGGAAAAGACCGCACCGCAGACCGCCGCCAAAATCACCATCCAGCCCGCAGCCCAGAGCATCAAACTTGACAGCCGCCAGCTGGAACAGTTCATCCAAGGCCAGTACGCCGGAAAACCGATCGCCAAAGGTCAGATAATCTCCATCCCGCTCGCAACCCAGCAGACGAGAGAAGACCCGTTCCTCTCAGGATGGGGAGGATTCTCCAGCTACAGCACCGAATACTATGCATTCGTCATCTCTGACGTCTCTCCGGGCGACATCGCAATCATTGGATCCGAAACCGCAGTCCATTACAAAGACTCGGTCTACAAAGGCGAAGATGCCCCGAAAGGAAAATCCGCAGGCAACATCCATTACGAAGACATCGGCGGACTTGGTCGTGAACTCTCCCAGGTTCGCGAGATGATCGAGTATCCGCTCAGACACCCCGAAGTCTTTGAAAAGCTCGGCATCGAACCGCCAAAAGGCGTCCTCCTCTACGGTCCACCCGGAACCGGCAAGACATTGATCGCCCGGGCAGTCGCCAACGAAGCAGGTGCCTACTTTGACACGATTTCAGGTCCTGAAATCGTGTCAAAATATTACGGAGACTCCGAAGAAAAACTCCGTGACATCTTCCAGAAAGCAGAAGAGAACTCTCCAGCAATCATCTTCATCGACGAGATCGACTCCATCGCACCCAAACGTGAGGAGTCCAAAGGCGAGATGGAACGGCGTGTCGTCGCCCAGCTGTTGTCTTTGATGGACGGCTTAAAGAGCCGCGGCAAAGTCATCGTGATTGCCGCAACCAACCTGCCGGACTCAATCGATCCGGCTCTCCGTCGCGGCGGAAGATTCGACCGCGAGATTGAGATCGGCGTGCCTGACAAAGAAGGAAGAAAAGAGATTCTTCAGATCCATTCAAGAAACGTTCCGCTCGCAGAGAACGTTGACCTGATCAAGTACGCGAACACCACTCACGGATTTGTGGGAGCGGATCTCGCACTCGTCGTCAAAGAGGCCGCAATGCATGCATTACGCCGCGAGTTCCCTGGCATGAATCCTGACGAGACCATCTCCAAGGAGAAGCTCGAAGGTCTGAAGGTCACCGCCGAAGACTTTGAGTCCGCGTTGAAAATGGTCCAGCCTTCCGCAATGCGTGAGGTGCTTGTCGAAGTGCCGGACATTCACTGGTCTGATGTCGGCGGGCTTGACGGTGTCAAGGAAGAGCTCCAGCAGGCGGTCGAGTGGCCGCTGAAGTATGCGGACGTCTACAAACAGTTTGCCACCAAATCCCCGAAGGGATTCCTGATGTTCGGACCGCCCGGCACCGGTAAGACGCTGCTGGCAAAAGCTGTCGCGAACGAGTCCGAGTGCAACTTCATTGCGGTGAAAGGTCCTGAGCTGATGTCGAAATGGGTTGGCGAGTCCGAGAAGGGCGTACGGGAGATCTTCCGCAAGGCCAGACTTGCGTCGCCGTCGATCATCTTCTTTGATGAGATCGACTCGATCGTTCCCAAACGAGGGAGCTACGAGGGTTCGTCCCATGTAACCGAAAGTGTAGTCAGTCAGTTCCTGACTGAGCTTGACGGACTTGAGGAGCTGAAGAACGTGGTCGTGATCGGTGCGACCAACCGTCCGGATATGATCGATCCGGCGCTGCTCCGTCCCGGAAGGCTTGAGCAGCACATTTTTGTGCCGCCGCCGGATGAGGAAGGGAGAAAGCAGATTCTTGAGGTCTACCTCAAGGGTGTGAAGGAGATGCTTGCCGAGGATCTGAATGTGGACGATCTGGTTGCCGCAACCGACGGGTTTGTCGGAGCAGACATTGAGGCTCTGGTTCGCGAGGCAAAGATGGTTGCCATCCGCGAGTTCGTGAAGGCGATGGCAGGCAGAGAGGCACAGGAGATCTCGCTTGCGGTCGGCAGTGTGAGGATCTATAAACGCCACTTTGACGAGGCGCTGAAACGCGTGCGTCCGTCGCTGGATAAGGAAGGACGCAGGAATGCGGAACGCGACTCCTGGCCGTACCGGTTCAATGAGGAGGAGCGTGCGACGCTTGACAAGGCGTTAACTGCGCTGAAGATGGCCGAGTACAAGGCTGATGATGAGGATGCGGCTGTAAAGGAGCAGACTGCAAAGCTGGACAAGCTGCTGATGAGTCATCAGAAAGACTTTAGCGCAATCAAAGAGATACTTAAGAAGATGGAAAACTGA
- a CDS encoding aldolase gives MTDVKVPLDVPECMRDQYIANYNMITAGSGRLMLFAGDQKIEHLNDDFCGDGIPADDADPEHLFRIASKAKIGVLAAQLGLISRYAMDYPNVPYLVKMNSKTHLVGVSQKDPVSPQLWTVDQIADIADRGVKIAGIGYTIYLGSEEEADMLAEAAQLINAAHQYGMVTVLWIYPRGKAVKDEKDAHLIAGAAGVAACLGSDFVKVNAPKKEGTNSAELLREAVKAAGRTKLVCAGGSSTSEEKFLKELYEQIHVGGAAGNATGRNIHQKTLDEAVKFCNAIYAITVENKTVADAVAMLK, from the coding sequence ATGACTGATGTGAAGGTTCCTCTGGACGTCCCCGAATGTATGCGGGACCAGTATATTGCAAACTACAATATGATCACCGCAGGATCCGGCCGGCTCATGCTGTTTGCCGGCGATCAAAAGATCGAACACTTAAACGATGACTTCTGCGGCGACGGAATCCCCGCAGACGACGCAGATCCGGAACATCTCTTCCGCATCGCATCAAAGGCAAAGATCGGTGTGCTTGCCGCACAGCTTGGACTCATCAGCCGCTACGCAATGGATTATCCAAACGTCCCGTATCTGGTGAAGATGAACTCAAAGACCCACCTTGTCGGCGTCTCCCAAAAAGATCCGGTCAGCCCGCAGCTCTGGACTGTTGATCAGATCGCAGACATTGCAGACCGCGGCGTAAAAATCGCAGGAATCGGCTACACCATCTACCTCGGCAGCGAAGAAGAAGCAGACATGCTTGCAGAAGCAGCCCAGCTGATCAACGCAGCCCACCAGTACGGCATGGTCACCGTCCTCTGGATTTACCCACGCGGCAAAGCAGTCAAGGACGAAAAAGACGCACACTTAATCGCAGGAGCTGCAGGTGTTGCCGCATGTCTTGGCAGCGACTTTGTCAAGGTCAATGCACCCAAAAAAGAAGGAACAAACTCTGCAGAACTTCTCCGCGAAGCAGTCAAGGCAGCAGGCAGAACAAAGCTCGTCTGTGCCGGAGGCTCATCAACCTCGGAAGAAAAGTTCCTCAAGGAACTCTATGAACAGATTCACGTCGGCGGTGCAGCAGGTAACGCAACCGGAAGAAACATTCACCAGAAGACACTGGATGAAGCAGTAAAGTTCTGCAACGCAATCTATGCAATCACGGTTGAGAACAAAACCGTCGCTGATGCAGTTGCCATGCTCAAATAA
- a CDS encoding radical SAM protein produces the protein MSELMQKIERATSSTFFDQTGRNEGSSKCCKIMRILLEGTCSFDCAYCGVCGKKTGVSFTPKELAHGYLTLHRQGRVGGLLLSTGIPRGDVDLGMEKLTETARLIRSAGYRGYLHLKVLPGASRTDIAELAKYATRLSINLEAPNSSYLAEIATVKNYRSDLLTRHQWLAEIMPDRHSTQFVVGAAGESDKDIFDTVATSYEKYHPARVYYSAFYAISNTPLEKHENTPVWRANRWYQMDALLRLYGYSRGELTPAFDEEGMLLNTDPKVLLAQNLPLLNPDTAEKSELLRVPGIGAVSAEAIVQTRKVQSVRNTSALRGCGVVMKRALPYLSLGTTRQTTFSSWC, from the coding sequence ATGTCGGAGCTGATGCAGAAAATCGAACGGGCGACAAGTTCAACCTTCTTCGACCAGACCGGTCGCAATGAGGGGTCCAGCAAATGCTGCAAAATCATGCGGATTCTGCTTGAGGGAACCTGTTCGTTTGACTGTGCCTACTGCGGCGTCTGTGGTAAAAAAACCGGCGTCAGCTTTACTCCAAAAGAACTTGCCCACGGATATCTTACTCTGCATCGACAAGGACGCGTCGGCGGTCTTTTGCTCAGTACCGGAATTCCCCGGGGCGATGTGGATCTTGGTATGGAAAAGCTGACCGAGACTGCACGCCTGATTCGTTCCGCCGGGTATCGCGGGTATCTGCATCTGAAGGTTCTTCCGGGAGCGTCCCGCACCGACATTGCCGAACTTGCAAAGTATGCAACTCGCTTAAGCATCAATCTGGAAGCGCCGAACTCCTCCTATCTCGCAGAGATTGCAACGGTGAAAAATTATCGATCTGATCTCCTTACCCGCCATCAGTGGCTTGCGGAGATTATGCCGGACCGCCACTCAACCCAGTTTGTGGTGGGAGCTGCGGGAGAGAGTGACAAGGATATCTTCGACACTGTTGCGACGTCCTATGAAAAGTATCATCCTGCAAGGGTTTACTACTCGGCATTTTATGCAATTTCCAATACACCCCTGGAAAAGCATGAGAATACGCCGGTGTGGCGGGCAAACCGCTGGTATCAGATGGATGCTCTTCTCCGGCTGTATGGCTACAGCCGCGGGGAGCTGACTCCCGCATTTGATGAGGAGGGGATGCTGTTGAACACCGATCCGAAAGTTCTTCTCGCACAAAATCTCCCTCTTCTCAATCCGGACACGGCAGAGAAGTCCGAGCTGCTTCGGGTGCCCGGTATCGGTGCGGTCAGCGCTGAGGCGATTGTACAGACAAGAAAAGTGCAGAGTGTCAGAAACACATCAGCCCTTCGGGGCTGTGGTGTGGTGATGAAACGGGCACTGCCGTATCTGTCACTTGGAACAACACGCCAGACGACTTTTTCGTCCTGGTGCTGA
- a CDS encoding GyrI-like domain-containing protein codes for MNYTAEVKDLPCCTIYYKQGMIRSFEEIPEFVLGSAEECRKVNPDLRCNEYGYTAYLEPCDVLPEKEIMIEYGQAVEAVGKETETIRFRELEAVPAVCVLHKGDYSSLGDAYAFAFAWADEHGYELAAPPREQYIHGVWDRENPDEWETEVQIPVKKL; via the coding sequence ATGAATTATACTGCAGAAGTAAAGGATCTCCCCTGCTGTACGATCTACTATAAACAAGGGATGATCAGATCCTTTGAGGAAATTCCTGAGTTTGTTCTCGGGTCAGCCGAGGAATGCCGGAAGGTAAATCCGGATCTCCGCTGTAATGAGTACGGCTATACCGCTTATCTGGAACCCTGCGATGTGCTGCCGGAGAAGGAGATCATGATCGAGTACGGTCAGGCGGTGGAGGCGGTAGGAAAAGAAACCGAAACCATCCGATTCAGAGAGCTGGAGGCGGTTCCTGCTGTTTGTGTTCTGCACAAGGGAGATTATTCAAGTCTTGGCGATGCATATGCGTTCGCCTTTGCCTGGGCTGACGAACATGGTTATGAACTTGCGGCCCCGCCAAGAGAACAGTACATTCACGGTGTCTGGGACAGAGAAAATCCTGATGAGTGGGAGACCGAGGTTCAGATTCCGGTGAAAAAACTGTAG
- a CDS encoding AIR synthase-related protein, with protein sequence MDVEGYVRRSLHKGISEEEVLKLLQERILEIKNIDADYAAEFASAVIDEVKITEGLTGDLFSYEHAGVTMGEFGVGSRGSGDFYAHRKIAEVIGKTSADVGVDQMDDGGVVRANGTYVITTVDGMHSRLSDFPFLAGFHATRATLRDVYVMGARPVGLISDVHIADDGDVAKLFDYTAGITTVADALNVPLIAGSTLRIGGDMVIGDRMTGCVGVVGVADHVTARKSTAPGDVLLMTTGSGGGTIATAAIYSGNAEVVEETINLHFLKACDALIRSPVFSRIHAMTDVTNGGLRGDVFEMAETASCTVVVDDAPLRGLVAPKVLALLDKLGIDYLGVSLDALLVVAPPEYADEIIATVGKAGVRMERIGFVREGPGVSRLIRNGVEGEFLPKFREAPYTPLKKVVDRSGRDFEEMKKGIDRAAVAAREKKDRVLAKLQ encoded by the coding sequence ATGGATGTTGAAGGATATGTCCGCCGCAGTCTGCATAAGGGGATCTCTGAAGAAGAGGTTCTGAAACTGCTGCAGGAACGCATTCTTGAAATAAAAAATATCGATGCAGATTACGCTGCCGAGTTTGCCAGTGCGGTCATCGACGAAGTGAAGATAACCGAAGGGCTGACCGGCGATCTGTTTTCCTATGAACACGCCGGCGTGACCATGGGAGAGTTCGGTGTCGGTTCACGTGGGTCCGGGGATTTTTACGCTCATAGAAAAATTGCCGAGGTGATCGGCAAGACTTCGGCTGATGTTGGCGTGGACCAGATGGATGACGGCGGCGTTGTCCGGGCGAATGGGACGTATGTTATCACAACGGTTGACGGCATGCACTCGCGGCTGTCTGACTTTCCGTTCCTTGCCGGATTTCATGCAACCCGTGCGACGCTTCGCGATGTGTATGTGATGGGAGCAAGGCCGGTAGGCCTCATCTCCGATGTTCACATCGCTGATGACGGCGATGTGGCGAAATTATTTGACTACACGGCAGGAATCACTACGGTAGCGGATGCCCTGAATGTCCCTCTGATTGCGGGGTCCACACTTCGCATTGGCGGGGATATGGTGATAGGTGACCGGATGACCGGCTGTGTGGGTGTGGTAGGGGTAGCCGATCACGTGACTGCCAGAAAGTCGACAGCTCCCGGAGACGTGCTGCTGATGACGACCGGCTCGGGCGGCGGGACGATTGCGACCGCGGCGATTTACTCAGGCAATGCTGAGGTTGTGGAGGAGACGATCAATCTGCATTTCCTCAAAGCCTGCGATGCTCTGATCAGATCGCCGGTGTTTTCCCGGATTCATGCGATGACCGATGTGACCAACGGCGGTCTTCGCGGCGATGTGTTTGAGATGGCAGAGACGGCGAGCTGTACGGTTGTTGTGGATGATGCTCCGCTTCGCGGTCTTGTCGCCCCGAAGGTTCTGGCTCTTCTTGACAAGCTCGGCATCGATTATCTTGGCGTGAGTCTGGATGCTCTGTTAGTTGTGGCGCCGCCAGAGTATGCGGATGAAATTATTGCAACCGTTGGAAAGGCAGGTGTTCGGATGGAAAGAATAGGATTTGTCCGCGAGGGACCCGGTGTGTCTCGCCTCATCAGAAACGGTGTTGAAGGAGAGTTTCTGCCAAAGTTCCGCGAGGCTCCCTACACTCCGCTGAAAAAAGTTGTCGACCGGTCAGGCCGCGACTTTGAGGAGATGAAGAAAGGTATTGATCGGGCGGCTGTTGCAGCACGGGAAAAGAAGGACCGCGTCCTTGCCAAACTTCAGTAA
- a CDS encoding 5-formyltetrahydrofolate cyclo-ligase, with protein MPSKAEIREHLRSVRDALTLEERREKSYYITEHLRKFLKPYKTVFAYVSKEPEVESLVIINCLLDEGKTVIVPIIQTETRTLRLSYLTSVADLEPGTFQVPEPLSAEIPADIDKIEIALLPLISFDRSGNRIGYGAGYYDRFFDAYPDIPRIGLAYACQEADRIPAEPYDRKMDWIVTENGIITCNPARPKRSRNVVL; from the coding sequence ATGCCCAGCAAAGCAGAGATACGGGAACACCTCAGATCCGTTCGCGATGCTTTGACGCTTGAAGAACGCCGCGAAAAGAGCTACTACATCACCGAGCATCTCAGAAAATTCCTCAAGCCCTATAAAACAGTCTTCGCTTATGTCTCCAAAGAACCTGAGGTCGAATCGCTTGTCATCATCAACTGCCTTCTTGACGAAGGAAAAACTGTTATCGTTCCGATCATTCAGACAGAAACACGAACACTCCGCCTCTCCTACCTTACCTCAGTCGCAGACCTTGAACCGGGAACTTTTCAGGTGCCTGAACCCCTCTCCGCAGAAATTCCGGCAGACATCGACAAAATCGAGATCGCCCTCCTGCCCCTGATCAGTTTTGACCGCTCCGGCAACCGCATCGGATACGGTGCAGGATACTATGACAGATTCTTCGACGCATATCCTGACATCCCCCGCATCGGTCTCGCCTATGCCTGTCAGGAAGCTGACCGGATTCCGGCAGAACCCTACGACCGGAAAATGGACTGGATTGTCACCGAAAACGGAATTATCACCTGCAATCCCGCGCGCCCGAAACGTTCGCGTAATGTGGTTCTATAA